From the genome of Bacteroidales bacterium:
TGCCAACGCACAATCGAGAGTGTGTGGGCTGGCCTCTCCGCCAGCTGGCGGAGATTGAGGGGTAGCGGGGCGTTTTTAAAATAAAAATTCTTATCTGATATTTATGTTTTAAAAGACATCAGCTAAACAGTAATTATAAAAAAAGAAATAATGAAACAGGTAGGCGGACATGTGAGTGCTGGAGGAGGCGTGCAGAATGCTCCCGAAAATGCGCATGCTATCGGGGCTAAAGCTTTTGCGCTTTTTACCAAAAACCAGCGGCAGTGGAAAGCCGCCCCGCTCACCAGCGAAAACATCGACGGGTTTAAAAAAAACCTGGAGAAGTTTGGTTTTGATATCAACTACGTGTTGCCACACGACAGCTACCTCATCAATCTGGGGCATCCGGAGGCTGAAGCGCTGCAGAAATCGAGAGATGCTTTTCTGGATGAGATGCAGCGATGCGAGCAGTTGGGAATAAAGCTGCTGAATTTTCACCCCGGCTCACATCTCAAAAAAATCGACCCCGACAAGAGCCTGCAGCGTATCTCCGAAAGCATCAACCTGGCGCTCGACAAAACCAAAGGAGTGACGGCCGTTTTAGAGAACACCGCCGGGCAGGGAACCAACCTGGGCTTCACCTTCGAGCAGCTTGCGCAGATCATCGAACAGGTAGAAGATAAAGAGAGAGTGGGCGTGTGTATCGACACCTGCCACGCCTTTGTTGCCGGCTACGACCTGCGCACCCGCGACGTATTCGACGAAACCTTCGGACACTTCGACAGCATCGTAGGCATGAAATACCTGAAAGGCATGCACCTGAACGACGCCAAAAAAGAGCTTGGCTCCCGTGTAGATCGTCACGAAAGCATCGGCAAAGGAATGATCGGGATCGCGCCTTTTGCCATAATCATGAACGACCCACGCTTCGACAACATGCCGCTGATCCTCGAAACCCCCGACGAAACGATATGGGCCGAAGAGATAAGGTTGCTGTATAGTTTGGTGGAGTAGGCGGGGTGCGGGGCGCGAAGAGCGGGGCGCAAGGCGCAAGGCGCAAAGAGCAGAGTTGGCATTCTTTACGTGGGTTCGCAGCGCCTAAGAGGATGCAACCCTTGGATAATTCTACTCAACCTTTTACCATCAATCACCTTCCTGTTTCTCTCAATCGGCTGATGACCGTCGATTGAAACTTTCATTCTATTCGCCCCTTTCTCACCACTCAAATTTTTCCCTAATCTCTTCTTTCTGGCATCTGACTTCCTCGTTTGAGGCAGGAAACTTTTGTCCGCTCGCCTTGCATTATTCACGGTGCGACTTTAATATCTGCCCAATTCCTTCCGGTTCACCATTTTATTGTAAGGTATTAAAAGATGGTTTTATTAGTTCGATATGTTATGAACCAAATAAAGAGGTTAGTTTTGCCGCTTCATTAGAAACCTAAATAAATTACAATGACAACAGAAGAGCGAATAGAGCAACAAAGGAGGTTGGTAGAGAAGTTTGGTCGCCACTTCGATAAGGAAGGCTTTCAGCCTATTGCCGGCCGCATCCTGGGTATGCTGTTGGTGATGGATAAAGAGCAATACACTTTTGATGAGATCATCGAGGAACTTCAAATTAGTAAAAGCTCGGCAAGCATTGCTCTGCGCAATCTGGAGATACGTGGCGACATCGAATACATCACCCTACCGGGCGATCGCAAACGCTATTTCCGCTTTCGCAAACAGAACACCGGAAACATCATTGAAGATGCTGAAAAAAAGCTGAAAAATTTGCAACATCTCACCGACCTTATGCTCGAATTGAAGGCTGATCCTCAATCAGAAAACTCAAAATATTTGCGAGAAATGCAACGCTCAGTATGCGTTTTTCTGGAAAGCATCGCCGAATCGAAACTGAAACTCGAGTCTGCTAAGTAATTTATTTTTCTATTAAATGGTTCACTGCATTATAAACTAATTAGTAAGTTATGAACTTTAAAACAATAATAACAGCCTTTTTTTTATTGATCACCGCAACAATGTGGGGTCAGGAAAAAGAGAAGTATGTGTTTTCGCTGCAAGAGGCTCAGGAATATGCTGTTGCCAACAATAAAACGCTAAAGATTGCACGGAGTCAGGCAGCGCTAAGCGACAAGCAGGTAGGCGAGGCTATTTCCGGCGGTTTGCCACAGGTGAATGGTGGGCTGGATTACAACACCAATTTTAATTATGAGTTAGACTTTAATCCCGGCGGAGGCGGCACTGCACCACCAGATATCGACTACACCTTGCTGGACGCCGGAGATTTTGAAATTCTTAGTTTTCTTGAGCAAATGACATCTTCCTCCGAAGGCGGAAGCATTGTTCTCGAAGATCGGCTTAATGCTTCGGTGCAAGTGTCGCAGTTGTTTTTTAACGGTCAATATCTGACGGGTATAAAGCTGGCTAAGATTGCCAGAAGTATTTCTGAGAAGAATATTAATCTCACAGCTCTCGACATCAAAGAGAATGTGGTGGACACCTATTATCTGATACTCATTACCGAAGAATATCTGCGCATTATCGACGATAACATCGGAAATCTGAATGAGGTGTTCAAACATACTTCTGATATGGCTTACGCCGGATTGGCAGAGCAAACCGACGCAGATCAGATTCAGGTAAGTCTTTCGCAGGTGAAAAACTCCAAAAAAGCCATGGACCGAAATCTGCAGCTCAATTTCAATATGTTAAGGTTTTTGTTGGG
Proteins encoded in this window:
- a CDS encoding TolC family protein: MNFKTIITAFFLLITATMWGQEKEKYVFSLQEAQEYAVANNKTLKIARSQAALSDKQVGEAISGGLPQVNGGLDYNTNFNYELDFNPGGGGTAPPDIDYTLLDAGDFEILSFLEQMTSSSEGGSIVLEDRLNASVQVSQLFFNGQYLTGIKLAKIARSISEKNINLTALDIKENVVDTYYLILITEEYLRIIDDNIGNLNEVFKHTSDMAYAGLAEQTDADQIQVSLSQVKNSKKAMDRNLQLNFNMLRFLLGLETNEEVVLTDKIDQLLPALEQQSLAIPNLDIEQNPSYQIMLDQELISEKNINFEKWAYGPTLTGFYSYTKKLMTSGFDLSPNNVAGVSLAVPIFSGLSRSSRVGQAKIQLDQTRLSKEQLEEQLKLQDRQLTYNLNSAYENYLTQKESVVVAKRVYQSVNNKYRQGMMSSLDLTQANTNYLQAENNYITSIMELLKSKLALDKLYNNL
- the nfo gene encoding deoxyribonuclease IV gives rise to the protein MKQVGGHVSAGGGVQNAPENAHAIGAKAFALFTKNQRQWKAAPLTSENIDGFKKNLEKFGFDINYVLPHDSYLINLGHPEAEALQKSRDAFLDEMQRCEQLGIKLLNFHPGSHLKKIDPDKSLQRISESINLALDKTKGVTAVLENTAGQGTNLGFTFEQLAQIIEQVEDKERVGVCIDTCHAFVAGYDLRTRDVFDETFGHFDSIVGMKYLKGMHLNDAKKELGSRVDRHESIGKGMIGIAPFAIIMNDPRFDNMPLILETPDETIWAEEIRLLYSLVE